One genomic segment of Mastomys coucha isolate ucsf_1 unplaced genomic scaffold, UCSF_Mcou_1 pScaffold22, whole genome shotgun sequence includes these proteins:
- the LOC116069325 gene encoding myeloid-associated differentiation marker-like, with the protein MANMPATVTHTTFKNAISPGLDSLIIVASPQALIQPLGLLRLLQLLSTSMAFSLVLYMGAWMGPMGSWCLFSWCFSFAMTLIVLAMEMTGLQSRLRLSWNDFPITCACYALLFCLSSSIIYPITYVRFMSYDYVRKYSVCALIFSCISCVAYATEVTWTHSRPGGITGYMASTTGMLKVFETFVACVIFLFLNNPQLYTKEPALEWCLAVYIICFVLTMVIILLYLGKCTNILPIPFTTFLTGMTFLCVLLYTTIIVLWPLYKFSEGFQGIPHREMDSSCTYKHANSVCVWDRQLAVTFLTGVNLVAYIADFMKSS; encoded by the coding sequence ATGGCAAACATGCCAGCAACGGTGACTCACACCACGTTCAAGAACGCGATATCCCCAGGCCTGGACTCTTTGATTATTGTGGCATCCCCTCAGGCACTGATCCAGCCTCTAGGCCTTCTCCGGCTGCTACAACTGTTGTCTACCAGCATGGCTTTCTCACTCGTGCTCTATATGGGTGCCTGGATGGGCCCCATGGGAAGCTGGTGCCTGTTCTCCTGGTGCTTCAGTTTCGCCATGACACTGATCGTCCTGGCCATGGAGATGACTGGACTCCAGAGCCGCTTGCGCCTGTCATGGAATGATTTCCCCATCACTTGTGCCTGCTATGCTCTACTCTTCTGTCTGTCgtcttctatcatctatcctaTTACCTATGTGCGGTTCATGTCTTACGATTACGTCAGAAAATATTCTGTCTGCGCCCTTATATTCTCATGCATCTCCTGTGTGGCTTATGCGACAGAAGTGACCTGGACTCATTCAAGGCCTGGAGGTATCACTGGCTACATGGCCTCTACGACGGGGATGCTAAAGGTTTTTGAGACCTTCGTTGCTTGcgtcatctttctcttcctcaacaACCCACAACTATATACGAAAGAACCTGCCCTGGAGTGGTGTCTGGCCGTGTATATCATATGCTTCGTCTTAACCATGGTGATTATCCTGCTCTACCTGGGGAAATGTACCAACATCCTGCCCATCCCATTCACCACCTTCTTGACAGGCATGACTTTCCTGTGTGTCCTCTTGTACACCACCAtcattgtcctctggcctctctacAAGTTCAGTGAAGGGTTTCAGGGAATACCCCATCGAGAAATGGATTCGAGCTGCACTTATAAACATGCCAACTCAGTGTGTGTCTGGGATCGCCAACTGGCAGTGACGTTCTTGACTGGAGTCAACCTGGTGGCGTATATAGCTGACTTTATGAAATCTAGCTAG